From uncultured Pseudodesulfovibrio sp.:
GGAAATCTTACGAACGGTGAAGGTAGCGTTGGTGGTACCGCGACGACGACGAAGAACTGCACCCTGGAAAACCTGGATACGTTCTTTCTCACCCTCGATGATACGGTAGTGAACCTTGACGGTGTCACCGGCCTTAAAAGCGGGCATATCCAAACGAATGTGTTCGGCTTCAATTTTCTTGATGATGTCCATGATAATCTCCTAAATTCTTAGTACTCATCTGCGACAAGCCGGTCGACAATAATAGCAACCGCGCTTCGAACCGACAGATGGTTGTAGTCATCCAAATACCTCACGGGGCGTAATACGCCTTCGGTTTTGGAGAGGACTTCTTCCGCCAAACCGTGTCCGGTTCCAAAAATCAATAAAACCGGAGAGTTGGCAAGCCATCCCTGCAACTCTTTATATGTCATTGCAGGCTCAGCTTTCTTGCGACGATCCAGCCGTGCTGAAGTGGCCGCGAGGCGGGGACATTGCCCTGTTTGCGCCTCGATGTCAAGGACAGCGGCATCGATATCGTCAAAAACCTTTACCTTGGAAAAAGCTTCGGCACGATCCGGGTTGGCCAGACTTCCGGCGCCATCTTTCCAGTGACCAAGGAGCTTGTCAGCCAAGGCCTTCTGGTCATCGATGGGCGTTGTTGCGTAGAAGCCACCCAGCCCATAACTGCGAGTCACCCGCGCCATGTCATGCAGGTCGAGATTGGTCACCGAAACAGCGACCTTCTCACCAAACTTGTTGACCACGGGATAATGGCACAATGCGATATACAAATTACGCCCCAAACGGGTGCGCGGCTGTTCTCGCAGAAAATCTATGTCTTCCACTGTCAATCGGGCGCCGGGCAACATGTCCGGACGATCGCTCAACGTGGTCGATAGACTGCACTCTCTCCGCCAGTCAGCAATCTTGCCGTGATCGCCGCTCCGCAAAACGTCCGGCACTTTCAATCCCTCGTGATCATCAGGGCGGGTGTAATGCGGATATTCCAGCAAACCTGCGGAGAAGGATTCTTCTTCACCCGAGTCCTCATGTCCCATAAAACCGGGCAAAAGACGTGACACGGACTCCATGAGACAGACAGCGCCAGCCTCACCGCCGTTGAGCACGAAATCTCCTACCGAAACCAGTTCAATGGGATACAGATCAAGCAGACGCTCATCTATGCCTTCATACCGGCCACTGATGAGGGTTATATCCTCTTCTTGCGACAATTCGCGGGCCATGGCTTGATCAAGCGGCTTGCCACGCGGCGACAGCATAATGATACGGCCTTTGGATTCGATTGAATCTAACGCCTTGATCATGGGGTCGAGCTTAAGCAACATGCCGGGACCGCCGCCAAAAGGACGATCATCCACAGATTTATGGACTCCTCCGGCGAACTGACGCACATCAACGTAATCAAGATTGACGAGTCCACTCTCTACAGCCTTACCCATAAGGCCGCTTGAAAGCGGAGAATCAAAATAGTGCGGGAATATGGAAACCAGATGGTAGTTCATGACTGCTTTGGTTTTTTATTGCGGGGTGGACGGCGCTTTTTCTTCTTTTTCGGCGGCTCGGGATTCAGATACAAATCCAGCAACCCTTCGGGCGGTTCAATAGTAATGAGTTCCTGGTCAAGATCTATGTCGAGCACGAACTCAGGCACGGCAGGAAGCAGGATTTCCGTCCCGGCTTCATTGACAATGACCCAGGTATCCTGCTCTCCGGTTTCATAATACCCTTTAAGCTCACCCACATCAGAACCGTCGGTAAGAACCACACGGCACCCTACCAACTGATAGAGGTAATGCTCATCTCCGTCGAGTTCAGGCAGGTCTTCCTCGCGCACAAGAACAGTCCGGCCACGAAGGGCATCTGCCTGATCGCGGTCGGTCACGCCTTGAGCCGTGAGCAGGACAAGTCCTTTATGCTCACGCCAAGAAACAACGGTTATGGGCTTCGGAGTTTTATTGCCATCCTGAAGATATAGGGCGCCTACCGCACCGAAAATGGACGGGGAGTCTGCATAACTTTTTATGCAGAACTCCCCTCGAATTCCGTGCGGCTTGACCACCCCACCCACAGGGATAAAACCCTTGGCGGACTGCTTAATGGTCATCGATTAACCGAAACTACTCGAGAATCTCCAAGACGGAGCGTTTGCGAGCCTTCGTGGACGCGGCCCCCAGCAAAGTACGCATGGCGCGGGCCGTGCGGCCTTGCTTACCAATAACTTTGCCGAGATCTTCCTTGGCCACTTTGAGCTCGATTACCGAGGTCTGTTCGCCTTCGACTTCCGAAACATGCACTTCGTCCGGGTTGTCCACCAGGGACTTGGCAATGTACTCAATCATCTCTTTCAACATGACGTCACCTCCGGGGCTGACACGTCGTCGCGTGTCATGAACTTGAGCTGCCAAATGTGAACCGGACCATGCAGGCAAGGGTCAACAGACCCACCTGCGTGTTGAAGCACGAGGCTACTTGCCGGCCTTTTTCAGCAGAGAACGAACGGTGTTGCTGGGCTGTGCGCCCTTTTCCAACCACTTCTCGATTTTTTCCATGTCGAGCACGATTTCGTTGGGCTCGACCATCGGATTGAAATGCCCGAGGAATTCTACGGGGCGTCCATCACGACGGGCAGCAGAGTCGAGAGCCACCACGCGGTAGAAGGGACGCTTCTTGGAACCCATCCGGGTCAGTCTGATTTTCATAGCCATGAGCTTATTCTCCCAATAATTGATTAATACGTTTTTGCCGAGTTTATGGCAAGTTAATATAGATTAAAGACGGGTAGTCTTCATTTCCTATTTTTTCTTCTTCTTCTTTTTCTTGTTTTTCTTGTTCAATTTCTTCTTGTTGCGAGCTTTCAGGGTCTTCTTGGAAAGAGAACGTTTACCACCGTCTTCTTCCATATCCATCCCTGGCATTCCGGGCATCCCCGGCATACCGGGCATTCCACCCATGCCGCCCAAGGCATCCATATCAGGCATTTTGCCGCCACCCAAACCGGGCAACTTCGGCAATCCGAACTTGCCTTTCTTCTTTTTGCCGCCGCCCATCATGGACTGCATGACCTTGCTCATCTGCTTGAAGTTCTTGATAAGCGAATTGACGTCGGCAACTTTGACACCGGAACCCTTGGCAATGCGTTCCTTGCGGCTTGCATTGATAAGTTTCGGTTGACGGCGTTCTTTCAATGTCATGGATGAAATGATCGCTTCAGTGCGCTTCATTTCATCTTCGGGCATCACATTATCGCCCATCTGCTTCATGATGTTGCCCATACCGGGAATCATCTTGAGCAGACCTTCCATGGAACCAAGCTTCTTGAGCTTGCGCATATGACCAAGAAAATCTTCGAAATCGAACTCCGCCTTGGCCATCTTTTCGGCCATGACCTTGGCTTCTTCTTCGTCGATCTCTCCTTGCGCCTTCTCGATGAGCGTCATCATGTCGCCCATGCCGAGAATACGTGAAGCAATGCGATCCGGGTGGAAGAGTTCCAGCTCGGAAAGCTTTTCACCCACACCCACGAACTTGACCGACTTGCCGGTCACGGTCTTGATGGACAGAGCTGCACCGCCTCGGGCATCACCGTCCATCTTGGTCAGAATCACGCCGGAAATTTCAAGTTTCTCATTAAAACTTTCGGCAACCGTAACCGCATCCTGACCTGTCATGGCATCTGCCACGAACAAAATTTCCTGTGGCTGACATTCCTTCTTGATATTGACAAGCTCGCCCATCAGCTCTTCGTCAATGTGCAGCCGACCAGCCGTATCGAAGAGGATAAGATCGCAACCCAACTCTTCGGCCTTGACCAGTGCGTCCTTACAAATATCCACCGGATTCATATCAGTAGTGGATGGATACACAGGCACATCAAGCTGTCTGGCCAAGGTGTTCAACTGGTCAATTGCAGCCGGACGATAAACGTCCGCAGGCACAAGGTACGGTTTCTTGCCGTGCTGCTTGCGCAGGAACATCGCCAGCTTGCCGGAGCTGGTGGTCTTACCAGAACCCTGCAACCCGACCATCATCAACTTTAAAGGCTTGGCCTTGATATCCAACCCTTGCTGTTCGCCACCAAGAAGTTCAATCAACTCCTCATTGACAATCTTAATGATCTGCTGCCCCGGGTCCAGCCCCTTCATGACCTCGTCACCGAGGGCTCGCTCCTTGACTTGGTCAACGAACTGCTTGACTACTTTGAAATTAACGTCAGCTTCGAGAAGCGCAAGACGCACTTCACGCAGACCATCCTTGATGTTATTTTCATCAAGGGTCTTCTGACCGCTAAACTTCGAAAAAGTGTTACCAAGTCTTTCTTGCAGGCTCTCGAACAACTGTCCTATCTCCCGGAATTATCTCGTTTTCCAATTATCTACCACGCGCAAAACTCCCGTCCAGCGCGGGCAAAGAGGTGGTTTGGTAAGCCAGATCGTAGATATAGTCAAGCTCGACGAGGCGTGACAAGGGGAAATGAAACCACCCAAAAGGGTCTATTTTACAAAGTTAAAAAACCATTCCAACCAGCCCTATTGACTTGCATTCCCCCTTGGAGAATATTGACGTAAGGAGTGTTTCATGCTTTTTCCCCGAATTTTCGTCATACTATTCATTCTAAT
This genomic window contains:
- the rplS gene encoding 50S ribosomal protein L19, encoding MDIIKKIEAEHIRLDMPAFKAGDTVKVHYRIIEGEKERIQVFQGAVLRRRRGTTNATFTVRKISDGIGVERVFPMNSPFIDRVEVVSEGKVRRSRIYYLRNLRGKAARIKSKQIWE
- the ffh gene encoding signal recognition particle protein, whose product is MFESLQERLGNTFSKFSGQKTLDENNIKDGLREVRLALLEADVNFKVVKQFVDQVKERALGDEVMKGLDPGQQIIKIVNEELIELLGGEQQGLDIKAKPLKLMMVGLQGSGKTTSSGKLAMFLRKQHGKKPYLVPADVYRPAAIDQLNTLARQLDVPVYPSTTDMNPVDICKDALVKAEELGCDLILFDTAGRLHIDEELMGELVNIKKECQPQEILFVADAMTGQDAVTVAESFNEKLEISGVILTKMDGDARGGAALSIKTVTGKSVKFVGVGEKLSELELFHPDRIASRILGMGDMMTLIEKAQGEIDEEEAKVMAEKMAKAEFDFEDFLGHMRKLKKLGSMEGLLKMIPGMGNIMKQMGDNVMPEDEMKRTEAIISSMTLKERRQPKLINASRKERIAKGSGVKVADVNSLIKNFKQMSKVMQSMMGGGKKKKGKFGLPKLPGLGGGKMPDMDALGGMGGMPGMPGMPGMPGMDMEEDGGKRSLSKKTLKARNKKKLNKKNKKKKKKKK
- a CDS encoding KH domain-containing protein, producing the protein MLKEMIEYIAKSLVDNPDEVHVSEVEGEQTSVIELKVAKEDLGKVIGKQGRTARAMRTLLGAASTKARKRSVLEILE
- the rimM gene encoding ribosome maturation factor RimM (Essential for efficient processing of 16S rRNA) translates to MTIKQSAKGFIPVGGVVKPHGIRGEFCIKSYADSPSIFGAVGALYLQDGNKTPKPITVVSWREHKGLVLLTAQGVTDRDQADALRGRTVLVREEDLPELDGDEHYLYQLVGCRVVLTDGSDVGELKGYYETGEQDTWVIVNEAGTEILLPAVPEFVLDIDLDQELITIEPPEGLLDLYLNPEPPKKKKKRRPPRNKKPKQS
- the rpsP gene encoding 30S ribosomal protein S16, whose product is MAMKIRLTRMGSKKRPFYRVVALDSAARRDGRPVEFLGHFNPMVEPNEIVLDMEKIEKWLEKGAQPSNTVRSLLKKAGK
- the trmD gene encoding tRNA (guanosine(37)-N1)-methyltransferase TrmD — translated: MNYHLVSIFPHYFDSPLSSGLMGKAVESGLVNLDYVDVRQFAGGVHKSVDDRPFGGGPGMLLKLDPMIKALDSIESKGRIIMLSPRGKPLDQAMARELSQEEDITLISGRYEGIDERLLDLYPIELVSVGDFVLNGGEAGAVCLMESVSRLLPGFMGHEDSGEEESFSAGLLEYPHYTRPDDHEGLKVPDVLRSGDHGKIADWRRECSLSTTLSDRPDMLPGARLTVEDIDFLREQPRTRLGRNLYIALCHYPVVNKFGEKVAVSVTNLDLHDMARVTRSYGLGGFYATTPIDDQKALADKLLGHWKDGAGSLANPDRAEAFSKVKVFDDIDAAVLDIEAQTGQCPRLAATSARLDRRKKAEPAMTYKELQGWLANSPVLLIFGTGHGLAEEVLSKTEGVLRPVRYLDDYNHLSVRSAVAIIVDRLVADEY